A window of the Zeugodacus cucurbitae isolate PBARC_wt_2022May chromosome 2, idZeuCucr1.2, whole genome shotgun sequence genome harbors these coding sequences:
- the LOC114803487 gene encoding fatty-acid amide hydrolase 2-B — protein sequence MEIFLRLLQLLFKLLYMVAYPLWRFFQPRKGPSTIPPIRNRLLTLSVGEILELLQQRKLKSVDLVKAYIKRIIEVNPQVHAVVQDRFDEALQEAYRADKLIAKASSEELPLLFNHRKLLGVPFTVKESCGLKGMPFRVGSRQRAHIICRENGEVVKNLVAAGGIPLLVTITPEYCFSMETNPGTQRRCLNPHDDRRTPGGSSGGEGALNGSGASLFGVGSDIAGSIRFPSLFCGVFGHKPTGRLTSIQGHFPDCTDTDCLEYLQLGPITRFGRDLSLLMEVMAGKNADKLDLRTPVETKDIKVFYALGFDGLNGLLHNSPVKDIKLSIMSAVKFLQNRVAHTQRVSMSCFKDSLEMSISSLVLLKGFPYLINTRNPNKIVEHLTEISKAVAGKSDYTNEALYFDALRRLNGCMSTEAMLKYKAEVQLLKVQFTRMLGNNGVFFFPTFPVPALHHDSSLLALWNVDYTMIFNVIGFPTTHIPMGRDGDDLPIGFQVVAAPYRDKLCFQIATELEAAFGGWVIPTPHALGPL from the exons ATGGAGATTTTCCTACGTCTCCTACAATTACTTTTCAAGCTTCTTTATATGGTAGCCTATCCGCTGTGGCGCTTCTTTCAACCGCGCAAAGGTCCATCCACGATTCCGCCGATACGGAACAGATTGTTGACACTTTCGGTGGGCGAAATACTGGAGTTGCTGCAGCAACGTAAG TTGAAATCTGTGGATCTGGTAAAAGCTTACATTAAACGCATCATAGAGGTTAATCCGCAAGTGCATGCCGTGGTGCAAGATCGTTTCGATGAGGCGCTTCAAGAGGCCTATCGAGCTGATAAATTAATCGCTAAAGCTTCATCCGAAGAATTGCCGTTACTCTTTAACCATCGCAAACTATTAGGTGTGCCTTTCACCGTAAAAGAGTCATGTGGACTCAAAG GTATGCCATTCCGTGTTGGTAGCCGACAACGCGCACATATAATTTGCCGTGAGAATGGTGAGGTGGTGAAAAATTTGGTGGCTGCTGGTGGCATACCATTGCTGGTCACCATAACACCGGAATATTGCTTCAGCATGGAAACCAATCCGGGAACGCAAAGGCGTTGTTTAAATCCACACGACGATAGACGTACACCAGGTGGTTCGTCCGGTGGAGAA GGTGCTTTGAATGGTTCCGGTGCAAGCTTGTTTGGTGTTGGTTCCGATATAGCTGGTTCGATACGATTTCCAAGTTTGTTTTGTGGTGTCTTCGGTCACAAACCAACTGGTCGACTCACATCGATTCAAGGACATTTTCCCGACTGCACGGATACTGATTGTCTTGAATATCTGCAGTTGGGTCCCATCACACGTTTTGGCCGTGATTTGAGTTTACTGATGGAGGTCATGGCTGGTAAAAACGCTGACAAATTGGATCTACGAACACCAGTGGAAACCAAGGACATAAAG GTTTTTTACGCATTGGGCTTTGATGGTCTCAACGGTCTTTTACATAACTCACCCGTGAAAGATATAAAACTTTCGATTATGTCAGCtgtgaaatttttacaaaatcgcGTCGCACATACTCAACGCGTGTCTATGAGCTGTTTCAAGGACTCACTTGAAATGTCAATCAGTAGTCTAGTATTGCTCAAGGGTTTTCCTTATTTAATCAATACTAGGAACCCGAATAAAATAGTCGAGCATCTTACCGAAATAAGTAAAGCAGTTGCGGGCAAATCAGATTACACAAACGAGGCTTTATACTTCGATGCATTACGTCGGCTCAATGGCTGTATGAGTACCGAAGctatgttgaaatataaagctGAAGTTCAGCTGTTGAAAGTTCAATTTACT agAATGCTCGGCAACAATGGCGTTTTCTTTTTCCCCACCTTCCCAGTGCCCGCTTTACATCACGATTCCTCGCTTTTGGCGCTTTGGAATGTGGATTATACTATGATCTTCAACGTGATTGGCTTTCCCACAACGCACATTCCTATGGGGCGTGATGGCGATGATTTGCCAATTGGTTTTCAAGTAGTCGCCGCTCCCTATAGAGATAAGCTATGCTTTCAAATAGCTACTGAGTTAGAAGCCGCCTTTGGTGGTTGGGTTATACCCACACCACATGCGCTTGGACCTTTGTAA
- the LOC105217205 gene encoding fatty-acid amide hydrolase 2-B yields the protein MEFLLRLIQFILKLLSLVIYPLLNILLPRKGPSAIPPIRNQLVTLPLVDVIKLMRQRKLKSVDLVKAYIDRIKEVNPHVNAVVQGRFESALEDAVRADGLIAKATNEQLPALFSRYTLLGIPFTVKESCGLKGMPHRVGSLQRGQQISAENGEVVNNLVSAGGIPLLVSITPEYCFSMETNPATQKRCLNPYDCRRTPGGSSGGEGALNGAGASLFGVASDIAGSIRFPSLFNGVFGHKPTGGITSIEGHFPDSKDKVCREYLQLGPITRFGRDLGLLMQIMAGKNAEKLDLLTPVETKDIKIFYALGFDGLNGFLHTSPEPEIKLSILTALKYLKSRGCDVKRASMGDFKNSLEISLGSLVLLEDFPYLINTSNPNKTSEYLSEMGKVLLGKSEYTRDALYFESIRRFNATMRTENILKYKAEVELLKSKFAKMLGNNGVLFFPTFPVPAIHHNTSILVLGNVDYCMIFNMLGFPTTHIPMGHDDKGLPVGFQVIAAPYKDKLCFQIAAELEAAFGGWVVPTPHELEPLKLEE from the exons ATGGAATTCTTACTGCGTTTAATacaattcatattaaaattgcTCTCGTTGGTGATTTATCCGCTGTTGAATATACTACTGCCGCGCAAAGGTCCATCTGCGATACCGCCAATTCGCAACCAGTTGGTAACACTACCGCTAGTTGATGTGATAAAATTGATGCGACAACGAAag TTGAAATCAGTGGATCTAGTAAAAGCTTACATTGATCGCATCAAAGAGGTAAATCCTCATGTCAATGCAGTGGTGCAAGGTCGTTTTGAAAGCGCGCTAGAAGATGCCGTACGCGCTGATGGACTCATTGCTAAAGCGACCAACGAACAATTGCCCGCACTTTTTAGTCGCTACACCTTATTAGGTATACCATTTACAGTAAAGGAGTCTTGTGGATTGAAGG GCATGCCACATCGTGTTGGTAGTCTTCAACGTGGTCAGCAGATAAGCGCCGAGAATGGTGAAGTGGTCAACAATTTGGTGTCTGCTGGTGGCATACCACTGCTGGTCTCCATAACACCGGAATACTGCTTCAGCATGGAAACAAATCCGGCAACGCAAAAGCGTTGCTTAAACCCATACGACTGTAGGCGTACGCCTGGTGGTTCTTCGGGTGGAGAG GGTGCTTTGAATGGTGCCGGCGCTAGTTTGTTCGGTGTGGCTTCCGATATTGCTGGCTCCATACGTTTTCCGAGTTTATTCAACGGTGTCTTCGGTCACAAACCGACAGGCGGCATTACTTCAATTGAGGGACATTTCCCAGACTCGAAAGACAAGGTTTGCCGTGAGTATCTGCAGTTGGGTCCCATCACACGTTTTGGTCGTGATTTGGGCTTACTAATGCAAATTATGGCTGGCAAAAACGCTGAAAAACTAGATCTACTAACACCGGTGGAAACGAAGGATATTAAG ATTTTCTATGCACTTGGCTTTGATGGACTCAATGGTTTTCTGCATACTTCGCCCGAACCAGAAATTAAGCTTTCCATTTTGACCGCTTTAAAGTACTTAAAGAGTCGTGGTTGTGATGTAAAACGAGCCTCCATGGGAGATTTCAAGAACTCACTCGAAATCTCGCTCGGCAGTCTGGTATTGTTGGAAGACTTTCCTTACTTAATCAACACTTCAAACCCTAATAAAACAAGCGAATATTTATCGGAAATGGGTAAAGTACTGTTAGGCAAATCGGAGTACACAAGAGATGCTTTGTACTTCGAGTCCATAAGACGCTTCAATGCCACAATGCGAAcggaaaatatattgaaatacaaaGCTGAAGTTGAGTTGCTGAAGTCGAAGTTTGCT aaAATGCTCGGCAATAATGGCGTGCTCTTCTTCCCCACATTTCCTGTACCTGCAATTCATCATAACACTTCGATACTGGTGCTTGGTAATGTGGATTATTGTATGATCTTCAATATGCTTGGCTTTCCGACGACTCATATACCTATGGGGCATGATGACAAAGGCTTACCAGTCGGTTTTCAAGTGATAGCCGCGCCATATAAGGATAAGCTATGCTTTCAAATTGCTGCTGAATTAGAGGCCGCGTTCGGTGGTTGGGTTGTGCCCACTCCACATGAACTCGAACCGTTGAAATTAGAGGAATGA